From a region of the Bradyrhizobium sp. KBS0727 genome:
- a CDS encoding ABC transporter substrate-binding protein: MKGRKLSRRDILQGAAALAAGSIFASPARAEAPAPVAITPELVDAAKKEGKVILYSSMDLPVGEKLGKAFEAAYPGISVQIERSGSERLFQRLDQEFASNIHAADVVNTSDASHIISWKKNNWLAPFVSDDMARHFLPEYRDPDGMSATSRIYLSSIAYNTKLVKPEDAPKSYADLLDPKWAGKMVKGHPAYSGTIMTATFQLVRELGWDYLDKLSKQRVMQVQSSTDPPKKLALGERAVMADGNEYGVVLLKEAGQPVEPIYPTEGTPTISGPTAIFASAPHPNAARLFQAWLHTRETQQFFTDYTAQYSAHAQVVPHPGRRKLSDIKLMKEDAAGVEKMAEEIKTRYARLFRV; the protein is encoded by the coding sequence ATGAAGGGACGAAAACTTTCGAGGCGCGACATCCTGCAAGGCGCGGCCGCGCTGGCGGCGGGAAGCATATTCGCCTCGCCGGCCCGCGCCGAGGCGCCGGCGCCGGTCGCGATCACGCCCGAGCTGGTGGACGCGGCGAAGAAGGAAGGCAAGGTCATTCTTTACTCCTCGATGGACCTGCCGGTCGGCGAAAAGCTCGGCAAGGCGTTCGAGGCTGCCTATCCCGGCATTTCCGTGCAGATCGAGCGCTCCGGCTCGGAACGGTTGTTCCAGCGGCTCGACCAGGAATTCGCGAGCAACATCCACGCCGCCGACGTGGTCAACACCTCGGATGCATCGCACATCATCTCCTGGAAGAAGAATAACTGGCTGGCACCTTTCGTGTCGGATGACATGGCCCGGCATTTCCTGCCTGAGTATCGCGACCCCGACGGCATGTCGGCGACCTCGCGGATCTATCTGTCGTCGATCGCCTACAATACCAAATTAGTTAAGCCCGAGGACGCGCCGAAAAGCTACGCCGACCTGCTCGATCCCAAATGGGCCGGCAAGATGGTCAAGGGCCATCCCGCCTATAGCGGCACCATCATGACCGCGACCTTCCAGCTGGTTCGTGAACTGGGCTGGGACTATCTGGACAAGCTGTCGAAGCAGCGCGTGATGCAGGTGCAGTCCTCGACCGATCCGCCAAAGAAACTTGCGCTCGGCGAGCGCGCGGTGATGGCCGACGGCAACGAATATGGCGTCGTGCTGCTCAAGGAAGCCGGCCAGCCGGTCGAGCCGATCTATCCGACCGAGGGCACGCCGACGATCTCGGGACCGACAGCCATCTTCGCTTCGGCACCGCATCCCAATGCCGCGCGGCTGTTCCAGGCCTGGCTGCACACCCGCGAGACCCAACAGTTCTTCACCGACTACACCGCGCAATATTCGGCCCATGCGCAAGTGGTGCCGCACCCGGGACGCCGAAAACTCTCCGACATCAAGCTGATGAAGGAGGATGCGGCCGGCGTCGAGAAAATGGCGGAAGAAATCAAGACGCGCTATGCGCGCCTGTTCAGGGTTTAG
- a CDS encoding ABC transporter ATP-binding protein, which yields MASVDLRGLTKRFGALAVVDDVSLRIDHGQLVCLLGPSGCGKTTTLRLMAGFLEPSDGEIHVGDRLVSSKARTLPPEQRKMSMIFQSYALWPHMTVTENIVYGLRLRKMDRDTIAKKLAAILATTKLEPLAQRYPGELSGGQQQRVALARALIVEPETLLLDEPLSNLDANLREEMRFEIRRLHDEYRYTTVYVTHDQSEAMTTADLIAVMNGGKIDQLGSPEDIYARPESEFVARFIGASNVIKGTARDGNHVSFAGATLQVIGAPLTAGQSAAVAIRQHDIGLSTQAPASPDNTIKAVVTRQVFLGAARDYMVEVADGTALRVTTPTETNVGKGSEVWLTLPPDRCRALSR from the coding sequence TTGGCGTCCGTTGATTTGCGCGGCCTGACCAAGCGCTTCGGTGCGCTTGCGGTGGTCGATGACGTCTCGCTGCGGATCGATCACGGGCAACTGGTCTGCCTGTTGGGACCATCGGGCTGCGGCAAGACCACGACGTTGCGGCTGATGGCGGGTTTCCTGGAGCCTTCCGACGGCGAAATCCATGTCGGCGACCGGCTGGTATCCTCGAAAGCGCGCACGCTGCCGCCCGAGCAGCGCAAGATGTCGATGATCTTCCAGAGCTACGCGCTGTGGCCGCATATGACGGTCACCGAAAACATCGTCTATGGCCTGCGGCTGCGCAAAATGGACCGCGACACCATCGCGAAAAAGCTCGCGGCCATTCTCGCCACCACCAAGCTCGAGCCGCTGGCGCAACGCTATCCCGGCGAACTTTCCGGCGGCCAGCAGCAGCGCGTGGCGCTGGCGCGCGCCTTGATCGTCGAGCCCGAAACGCTGCTGCTCGACGAACCCTTGTCGAATCTCGATGCCAATCTGCGCGAGGAGATGCGGTTCGAGATCCGCAGGCTGCACGACGAATACCGTTACACGACGGTCTATGTCACCCACGACCAGTCCGAGGCCATGACCACCGCCGACCTGATCGCGGTCATGAACGGCGGCAAAATCGACCAGCTCGGCTCGCCGGAAGACATTTACGCACGGCCGGAATCAGAATTCGTCGCGCGCTTCATCGGCGCCAGCAACGTCATCAAGGGCACCGCGCGCGACGGCAACCATGTTTCGTTCGCGGGCGCGACCCTGCAGGTGATCGGTGCGCCGCTCACGGCGGGCCAGAGTGCAGCGGTTGCGATCCGCCAGCACGACATCGGACTTTCGACGCAGGCGCCGGCGTCGCCCGACAACACGATCAAGGCCGTCGTCACCCGTCAGGTCTTTCTCGGCGCCGCGCGCGACTACATGGTCGAAGTCGCTGATGGCACGGCGCTGCGTGTCACCACGCCGACCGAAACCAATGTCGGCAAAGGCAGCGAGGTCTGGCTGACACTGCCGCCCGACCGCTGCCGCGCGTTGAGCCGGTGA
- a CDS encoding alanine--glyoxylate aminotransferase family protein, with translation MTVRAGREFLAIPGPTTMPDEVLQAMHRPALDIYSNEMVELTHGLLADLSKLFKTKGHSYIYIANGHGAWEATLSNVLSRGDKLLVLESGRFAIGWGMAAKAMGADVEVLKGDWRRAIRPAEVEARLKQDKDHSIKAIVAVQVDTASGAYNDVEAIGKAIKASGHPALFMVDTVASLGCMPFEMDAWGIDVAMSGSQKGLMTPPGLGFVAANDRAREVHKKANLRTPYWDWTERDGSEHYRKYSGTAPVHLLFALRKAIDMLHSEGLENAFLRHSLLAEAVRRAVSVWAEGQVLGFNIAEANERSNTVTTVTMNGHDPAALQRYCKEKCGVVLGTGIGDLSGQAFRIAHMGHVNAPMILGTLGVIEVALNALDVPHGKGGTEAAIEYLGESVSA, from the coding sequence ATGACCGTTCGCGCGGGCCGGGAATTTCTGGCCATCCCCGGGCCCACCACCATGCCCGACGAAGTGCTGCAGGCGATGCATCGTCCGGCGCTCGACATTTATTCCAACGAGATGGTGGAGCTGACGCACGGCCTGCTCGCCGATCTCTCCAAACTGTTCAAAACCAAAGGCCACTCCTACATCTACATCGCCAACGGCCACGGCGCCTGGGAAGCGACGCTTTCCAACGTGCTGTCGCGCGGCGACAAGCTGCTGGTGCTGGAAAGCGGCCGCTTTGCGATCGGCTGGGGCATGGCCGCCAAGGCGATGGGCGCCGATGTCGAGGTGCTGAAAGGCGACTGGCGCCGCGCCATCCGACCCGCCGAGGTCGAGGCACGGCTGAAGCAGGACAAGGATCACAGCATCAAGGCGATCGTCGCGGTGCAGGTCGACACGGCGTCCGGCGCCTATAACGACGTCGAAGCCATCGGCAAGGCGATCAAGGCCTCTGGCCATCCGGCCCTGTTCATGGTCGACACGGTGGCGTCGCTCGGCTGCATGCCGTTCGAAATGGATGCGTGGGGCATCGACGTCGCGATGTCCGGTTCGCAGAAGGGCCTGATGACCCCGCCCGGCCTCGGCTTCGTCGCCGCCAACGACCGCGCCCGCGAGGTGCACAAGAAGGCCAACCTGCGCACGCCCTATTGGGACTGGACCGAGCGCGACGGCAGCGAGCACTACCGCAAATATTCCGGCACCGCGCCGGTGCATCTGTTGTTCGCGCTGCGCAAGGCGATCGACATGCTCCATTCGGAGGGGCTGGAAAACGCCTTCCTGCGCCACAGTCTGCTCGCCGAAGCGGTGCGCCGCGCGGTTTCGGTCTGGGCCGAGGGCCAGGTGCTCGGCTTCAACATTGCCGAGGCGAACGAGCGCTCCAACACGGTCACGACGGTGACGATGAACGGGCATGATCCTGCTGCGCTGCAGCGCTACTGCAAGGAGAAATGCGGCGTGGTGCTCGGCACCGGGATCGGCGACCTCTCGGGACAGGCCTTCCGGATCGCCCATATGGGCCACGTCAACGCCCCGATGATCCTGGGCACGCTCGGCGTCATCGAAGTCGCCCTCAATGCGCTCGATGTGCCGCATGGCAAGGGCGGAACCGAAGCCGCGATCGAATATCTCGGCGAAAGCGTGAGTGCGTGA